In Notamacropus eugenii isolate mMacEug1 chromosome 1, mMacEug1.pri_v2, whole genome shotgun sequence, one genomic interval encodes:
- the LOC140519761 gene encoding putative olfactory receptor 1F12P produces the protein MENQTTTNDFLLLAFSSHQELLFPLFLTLYLAALLGNLLILVAVGSDPCLHTPMYVLLVALSLADLCFTSATLPRLLYALLTGDQIISYAGCLSQVFFFLMAGNVDSYVLAVMAWDRYVAICKPLHYITVVTLPRCMVLLGTVLVGAALNSVLHTALLARLTFCSNHALPYFFCDIHPLLHLACSDTSLNYMTVTTEGGIIIIVPAVCIMASYAFIGAAVFQVRAPGRFSKAFSTCGSHLTVVILFYSTVVSVYLQPPGEAEGTEEYQDLVAIVMFSVVAPTLNPYIYSLQNREIKAALAKVFMGS, from the coding sequence ATGGAAAATCAGACCACCACCAATGACTTCCTCCTCCTGGCCTTCTCCAGTCACCAAGAACTGCTGTTCCCACTGTTCCTGACTCTGTACCTGGCAGCCCTTCTAGGGAACCTGCTGATCCTTGTTGCTGTTGGCTCAGATCCATGCCTGCACACACCCATGTATGTGCTTCTGGTCGCCCTGTCCCTAGCAGATCTTTGCTTCACCTCTGCTACACTGCCCAGGCTCCTCTATGCACTGCTGACAGGGGACCAGATCATCAGCTATGCAGGCTGCCTGTCCCAAGTCTTCTTTTTCCTGATGGCAGGCAATGTGGACAGCTATGTGTTAGCTGTCATGGCATGGGACAGATATGTAGCCATATGCAAACCATTGCACTATATCACTGTTGTGACCTTGCCACGTTGTATGGTGCTGCTGGGAACTGTGTTGGTCGGTGCAGCCCTGAATTCTGTGCTCCACACAGCCCTCCTTGCTCGCCTTACCTTTTGCAGCAATCATGCTCTCCCATACTTCTTCTGTGATATCCATCCTTTGCTACATCTTGCCTGCTCTGACACTTCTCTCAATTACATGACTGTTACAACTGAGGGTGGCATTATAATCATTGTGCCTGCCGTTTGCATTATGGCTTCTTATGCCTTCATTGGAGCTGCTGTTTTTCAGGTTCGAGCCCCTGGACGTTTCAGCAAGGCATTTTCCACTTGTGGATCCCATCTAACTGTAGTTATACTTTTCTACAGTACTGTGGTGAGCGTCTACCTTCAGCCTCCAGGAGAAGCTGAAGGTACAGAGGAATACCAAGATCTTGTGGCCATAGTTATGTTCTCTGTGGTAGCTCCAACGCTAAACCCCTACATCTATAGTCTGCAGAACCGAGAAATCAAAGCAGCCCTGGCAAAGGTATTTATGGGAAGTTAG